The Kribbella amoyensis genomic sequence CGGGGTCGGCGCACCTTGGGGCGGATAGCGTTCAGCCCATGACCGCGGAACCAGTGCCCGGCGACCAGGCCGGCCCGATACTCGTCGACCAGGCGGTGGCGATCAGGACCCTCGGACTGGTCCGCAGTTACGGCAGCGGCGAGACCCGGATCGACGCGCTCGCCGGCGTCGACGTCGAGCTCGGCCGCGGCCGGTTCACCGCGGTGATGGGCCCCTCCGGGTCCGGGAAGTCGACGCTGCTGCACTGCCTGGCCGGCCTGGACCGGCCGACCGGCGGCCAGGTACTGCTCGGCGACACCGATCTCACCCGGCTGGACGAGCGGTCGCTGACGCATCTGCGCCGGGACCGGATCGGCTTCGTCTTCCAGGCGTTCAACCTGGTCCCGACCCTGACCGCGCTGGAGAACATCACCCTCCCCCTCGACCTGGCCGGCCGCAAGCCGGACCAGGCCTGGCTCGACACCGTGATCGCGACCGTCGGCCTGGCGGACCGGCTCCGGCACAAGCCGGCCGAGCTGTCCGGCGGGCAGCAGCAGCGGGTCGCGTGTGCACGGGCCCTGGTCTCCCGGCCGGACGTGGTGTTCGCCGACGAGCCGACCGGCAACCTCGACTCCAAGGCGTCCGCGGACGTGCTCGGCTTCCTGCATCGCTCGGTCCGCGAGTTCGGCCAGACCGTGGTGATGGTGACCCACGACCCGACCGCCGCGGCCTACGCGGACCGGGTGCTGTTCCTCGCCGATGGGCGGGTCCGGTCCGAGCTGGTCGACCCGACCGCCGAGTCCGTGCTGGAGCTGATGAAGCAGCTGGACGGGACTGCCTGATGCTCAAGCTGGGCCTCCGCTCGGTGCTGGCCCACCGGCTGCGGTTCGTGCTGTGCACGGTCGCCGTCCTGCTCGGGATCGGGTTCGTCAGCGGCGCGATGATCTTCACCGACACGCTCTCCGCGGCCCTGAAGAAGAACTTCGCCGGCAGTACCGCCGACCTCACTGTGACCACCGCGCCCGGCCCGAACGACCCGGGTACCGAGGACGGCCGCACAGCAACCCTGACCAGTGACATCGCGCACCGGATCGCCACGGTGCCCGGGGTGGCGAGCGCGGACGCCCAGCTGCTGCTGCCGGGCATCGAGATCCTCGGCAAGGACGGCAAGCCGATCGAGAACTACGGCCTGCAGGCGTACGCGGCGAGCTGGCCGCACGACCAGGCCGGCGCACCGTTCACGGTCGTCCAGGGCAAGCCGCCGTGGGGTCAGGGTCAGGTCTCGCTCGACCAGACCACCGCGCGCCGGGAGGGGTACGAGCTCGGCCAGGAGGTCAAGATCGTCACCCCGGCCAAGTCGGTGACGGCGACCCTGACCGCGATCACCACACCGGCCCTGGCCGGCGAGGCCGCGGGGGCACCGCTGGTCGCCTTCGATCCGGCGAGCGCCCAGCTCCTGCTCCTCGGCAAGGCCGGCTGGACGTCGATCGCCGTCTCGGTGCAGCCCGGCCAGGACCACGAGGCGGTCCGTCAGGCGGTCGCGAACGAGCTGGGCTCCGGCCCGTACACCGTGCGGACCGCGGCCCAGGTCTCCGCCGACGGGAAGAACGCGCTCGACGACGTCTTCGGCGGCTTCAGCACCGTCCTGATCCTCTTCGCCGCGCTGGCCTTGTTCGTCGGCGCGTTCCTGATCGTCAACACGTTCGCGATGGTGGTCGCGCAAAGGTCCCGCGAGCTGGCCATGCTCCGCGCGATCGGCGCCTCCCGGTCCCAGGTCACCGGGACCGTGCTCGCCGAGGCCGTGGTGATCGGCGCCGTCGGCTCGACGGCCGGCCTCGTCCTCGGGATCGCGGTCGCCGGCGGTATCCAGCTCTTCTACCAGACCCTCGACCTCGCCATCCCGTCCGCGAACCTGCAGATCGGCGCGGCCACCGTCATCGCGAGCTACGTCCTCGGCATCGGCATCACCCTGGCCGCGGCGTACCCGGCGGCTCGGCGGGCGGGCAAGCTCCCACCGGTCGCCGCGATGCGCGAGGACCACACCGTCCCCGAACGGTCCCTCGTGGTCCGGCTCGTCCTCGGCGGCTTCCTGCTGCTGATGGCGCTCATGCTGATCGCCATCGCCTTGGCGGCCCGCGGACTTCCCGGGACCGTCCTGCTCGCGTTCGGAGCGGCGCTCACCCTGCTCGGGATCGTCCTGATCAGCCCCTTGATCAGCCGGTACGCCGTCCGCTGGCTGATGGCCCCGTTCGGCCGGAGGGCCCCGGTGACGCTGGGCCGGCGCAACGCCGAGCGCAATCCCCGCCGGACCTCGGCCACCGCCTCGGCGCTGATGATCTCGCTCGCGCTGGTCAGCGGGCTCGTGGTGATCGCGGCGTCGGCGAAAGCCTCGGTGGACAAGGGCATCTCGGACGCGATCGGGACCGCCGAGTTCGTCGTCGTGAACGAGGGCGGCGGCGGCTTCAGCCCCCAGGTCGGCGACCGGATCGCCGCCGTCCCGGGCATCGCGGGCGTGCACCGGATCCGCCAGCTCCCGGCCAGGGCCGGCAAGACCCCGGTCGCCGTGTCCGGGGTCTCGGACGACACGCTGAAGGGCCCGATCACGGTCGCCGTCGACGAGGGCAGCGTCGACCGCCTCGGCCAGGGCGAGGTGGTCGTCCCCCGCAACCTGGCCAACGAGCTCAAGCTGTCCGTCGGCGGCAAGCTCGAGCTGACCACCACCAGCGGCACCCGGTCGCTGCCGGTCGGCGCCGTGATCGCGACGAACCGGCAGGTGGACGCCGTCCTGGTCTCCCTCGGCACCTTCGCCGAGATCGGTGGCCCCGGCACCGACCGGACCCTGTACGTCGACGTTGCCGAAGGCACCGATCTCGGCCAGGTCCGGCAGGCCGTGCTCGACCGGCTGACGGACTACCCGTCGTTGCTCGTCCGCGACCAGCAGGCGTACGCCGCGGGCGAACGCGCGCCGATCAACGCGATCCTCGGCGTCGTCGGCGCGTTGCTCGGACTGGCGATCCTGATCGCGCTGCTCGGCATCGTCAACACGCTGGCGCTGGGCGTGGTCGAGCGGACCCGGGAGATCGGGCTGCTCCGCGCGATCGGGATGGACGGGCCGCAGCTGCGCCGGATGCTCCAGGTGGAGTCGATCGCGATCGCGGTGCTCGGGGCGCTGCTCGGCCTGGTGATCGGGGTGCTGTTCGGCTCGATGGTGCAGAAGGTGATGTCCGACGACGGTCTCGCTGTCCTCGACATCCCGGTGCTCCAGCTGCTGCTCGCGGTCCTGGTCGCCGCGGCCGTCGGCGTACTCGCCGCCATCTGGCCGTCCCGCCGCGCGGCCCGCCTCGACGTCCTCCGGGCGATCTCCACCGAATGAACCGGCCCGGCGCGGGAAGCGTCAGGGAGTGATGCCGTGGCTGCGCAGCGTCCGCTTGGCCCAACCGCAACCTGGTGAGAGGGTCCCCAAACCGGCATTGACCGGTAGCCTGCCGGTGTGCCGGGCAGCGTCCAGTCGATCGAGCGAGCTGCCGCAGTGCTGCGTCTGCTCGCCGCTGCCCAGAACGGCCTCGGGGTCGCCGATCTGGGCAACGCTCTCGGCCTGCCGAAGCCGACCGTGCACGGGATCCTGCGCACGTTGCACCAGGTCGGGTTCGTCGAGCAGGACCACAGCGGGGCGCATTACCACCTGAGCGACGCCTTCGGCCGGCTCGGTGAGACGTACCTGGATCCGAACGAGCTGCGCAGCCGGGCGATCAACTGGGCCGACTCGCTCGCGTCCCGCAGCGGCGAGGTGGTCCGGGTGGGCCGGCTGGTCGAGGGCAAGGTCGTGGTCGTGCACCACGTGTTCCGCCCCGACGACAGCGACCAGAACCTGGACGTCGGGACCACGTTGCCGCCGCACGCGTGCGCGCTCGGCAAAGCCGTGCTGGCTTTCGATACCAGCGGAGCCGCGAAACCGCGCAGACTGGAAGCGTTCACGACCAGGACGATCGTGGATCCGGCCCGGCTGGCCGAAGAGCTGGCCGCGGTCCGGACGAAGGGGTGGGCCGGGGAGTTCGAGGAGCACACCGTGGAACTGGCGGGGATCGCGGCGCCGATCCGCGGGCTGGGTGGACTGGTGGTCGGGGCGGTCGGGCTGACCGGCCGGATCGAACGGATCTGCGACAGCCGGCTGCGGCACCGTGCCGACCTGGTCACCATGGTGCGCGCCGCTGCCGAGGCGATCGGCCGGGACCTGCGGGAGGACCGTTGACGGCCGGACCACTCAGGGGGCGTGGGAAACCACGGGTCAGCAGGATCAGCCAAGGTGGCGGGGAGGACGCCTGATGGCAGAACAGTTCGTAGCGGCGGTGGACCAGGGGACGAATTCGACCAGGTGCATCCTGTTCGACCGGCGCGGCCGGCTCGTCTCGGTGGCCCAGCGCGAGCACAAGCAGCATTTTCCGAAACCCGGCTGGGTCGAGCACGACGCGGAGGAGATCTGGCGCAACGTCACCCGGGTGGTCCCGGCCGCGGTGCGCCAGATCGGCGCCGATCCGGGCCAGATCGTTGCCATCGGCATCACCAACCAGCGGGAGACCAGTCTGCTCTGGGACCGCCGGACCGGGCAGCCGATCGGGCACGCGGTGGTCTGGCAGGACACCCGGACCGACCGGCTGATCACCGAACTGGCCGGCGACGAGGGGGTCGACCGGTACGCCGATCTGTGCGGCTTGCCGTTGACTACGTACTTCTCGGCACCGCGGTTGCGCTGGATGCTCGACCACACCCCCGGGCTGCACGCCCGGGCGGAACGCGGCGAGGTCCTGTTCGGCACGATGGAGAGCTGGCTGATCTGGAACTTCACCGGCGGCCCGGCCGGCGGACTGCACGTGACCGACGTGACGAACGCCAGCCGGACGATGCTGATGAACATCGAGACGCTGGAGTGGGACGACACCCTGCTGGACGCGTTCGGCGTCCCGAAGACCGTGCTGCCGGAGATCCGGCCGTCGTCCGGCGTGTTCGCGACGGCGACCGAGGTACTGCCGGGAGTACGGATCGGGGCCGCGCTCGGCGACCAGCAGGCGGCGCTGTTCGGCCAGACCTGTTTCAGTCCCGGCGAGGCGAAGTGCACGTACGGCACCGGGTCGTTCCTGCTGCTCAACACGGGCAAGGAGATCGTCCGGTCGACGCACGGCATGCTCACCACTGTCGCGTACCAGATCGGCCCGCAACCCGCGGCGTACGCGCTGGAGGGGTCGATGGCGGTGACCGGCTCGCTGGTGCAGTGGTTCCGCGACGGGCTCGGCCTGATCCACACCGCGGCCGAGATCGAGACGCTGGCGCGGACCGTGGAGGACAACGGCGGGGCGTACATCGTGCCCGCGTTCTCCGGGTTGTTCGCGCCGCACTGGCGGAGCGAGGCGCGCGGCGTGATCGCGGGGCTCACGTCGTACATCACCAAGGGGCACCTGGCCCGGGCGGTGCTGGAGGCGACCGGGTTCCAGACGCTCGAGGTGGTGAACGCGATGAACGCGGACTCGGGGATCGCGCTGACCGCGCTCAAGGTGGACGGCGGGATGACCGCGAACAACCTGCTGATGCAGTTCCTCGCCGACCTGCTCGACGTCCCCGTGGTCCGGCCGATGGTGACCGAGACGGTCTCCCTCGGCGCGGCGTACGCGGCCGGCCTGGCCGTCGGCTACTGGCCCGACCTGCAGGGTCTGCGGAGCAACTGGCACCGGGCCGGCCAGTGGGTGCCGCACATGGAGGACGACCGGCGGACCAGCGAGTACGCGAACTGGCAGTCCGCCGTCGAACGCACCTTCGGCTGGATCCGCCCGGACCAGTAGTTGCCCGCAGCTCCTGGTCGCGGGACCTCACGGCGCCGCGACCAGGAGCTGCTCAGATCGGTGAGACGATGTCCGGCGCTTCCAGCCGGACCTTGTCGGCCGACTCGTCGTCGGGCTGGTCCTGGGAGTCGCGCTCGGACTGGACCCGGCGCAGGTAGTACGACACCTCGCGCTCGATCGTCTGCTCGTCCCAGCCGAGCACCGGGGCCATCAGCCTTGCGGCCGCCTCGGCCGTCCCGACCCCGCGGTCCCAGGCCTCGATCGAGATCCGGGTCCGCCTTGCCAGCGCGTCGTCCAGGTGCCGGGCGCCCTCGGCCCGGGCCGCGTAGACGATCTCGGCCTTCAGGTAGTCCTGCGCGCCGGGCAGCTGCTCGCCGAGCGACGGGTCCTCCTCGACCAGGTCGAGCACCTCCTCGACCAGGGCGCCGTACCGGTTCAGCAGATGCTCGATCCGGGCCACGTGCAGGCCCGACCGCTGCGCGATCAGGTGCCGCTGGTTCCACAGCGCGTGGTACCCGTCGGCGCCGACCAGCGGGAGGTTCTTGGTGACCGACTTCGGCACCCGCCCGTCCAGCGCGTTCGCGGCCGCGTCGATCGCGTCCTTGGCCATCACCCGGTACGTCGTGTACTTGCCGCCGGCCACCACCACAAGCCCGGGGGCCGCGTGCGCGACGACGTGCTCGCGGGACAGCTTGGAGGTGCTCTCCGACTCCCCTGCCAGCAGCGGCCGCAGTCCGGCGTACACGCCCTCCACGTCCTCGCGGGTCAGCGGCGTGGTCAGCACCGCGTTCACGTGGTCGAGCAGGTACTCGATGTCCTTGCTGGTCGCGGCCGGGTGGGCCTTGTCCAGGTGCCAGTCGGTGTCGGTGGTCCCGATCAGCCAGTGCCGGCCCCACGGGATGATGAACAGCACGGACTTCTCGGTCCGCAGGATCATCCCGCTGCTGGACTGGATCCGGTCCTTCGGCACCACCAGGTGGATGCCCTTCGACGCGCGGACGTGGTACTGCCCGCGTTCGCCCACCATCGCCTGCGTCTCGTCGGTCCAGACCCCGGTCGCGTTCACGACCTGCTTGGCCCGGATCTCGAACTCACGGCCGCTCTCCAGGTCCTTGGCCTGGACCCCGGTGACCCGCTCGCCCTGCCGGACGAACCCGGTCACCTTCACCCGGTTCGCGACGTGGGCACCGTAGGAGGCGGCCGTCCGGGCCAGCTCCATCGTGTGCCGGGCGTCGTCCACCTGGGCGTCGTAGTACTGGATCGCGCCGACCAGGGCGGACTTCTTCAGGCTCGGGACCAGCCGCATCGCCCCGCGCCGGGTCAGGTGCCGATGGATCGGCAGCCCGGCCCCGTGGCCGGAGCTGAACGCCATCCCGTCGTACAGGGCCACGCCGGCGCCCGCGTAGAACCGCTCCCACCCGCGGTGCTGCAGCGGGTACAGGAAGGGCACCGGCTTGACCAGGTGCGGCGCCAGGCGCTGCAGGAGCAGACCGCGCTCCTGCAACGCCTCGTGCACCAGCCGGAAGTCCAGCATCTCGAGATACCGCAGTCCGCCATGGACCAGCTTGCTGGACCGGCTGGAGGTCCCACTCGCGAAGTCGCGGGCCTCCAGCAGTCCCGTGGTCAGACCCCGGGTCGCGGCGTCGAGCGCCGATCCGGTGCCGACCACCCCGCCACCGATCACCAGGACGTCCAGTTCCCGGCCGTCCGCCATCGCGTCGATGGCCTCGGTCCTCGCCTGCGGTGACAGAGCCACTACACCCACTGTGCTGTTCCTTCCGGTTGTTCTCGTACTGCGTGTTGCCGGGCCGTCGCCGTCAGTCGACGTCGACCCAGTCCAGGGTGCGCTGGACCGCCTTCTGCCAGCCCGCGTACCCCTTCGCGCGCTGGTCCTCGTTCCACTGTGGCTCCCAGCGCTTCGCCTCGTTCCAGTTCTGCACCAGCTCTTCCTTGGTGTTCCAGAACCCGACCGCCAGGCCGGCCGCGTAGGCCGCCCCGAGGGCCGTGGTCTCCGCGACGACCGGCTTGCTGACCGGGACGCCGAGGATGTCGGCCTGCATCTGCATGCAGAGCTCGTTGGCGGTGATGCCACCGTCCACCTTCAGCACGTCCAGCTTCACGCCGGAGTCCTTCTCCATCGCGTCCGAGACGTCCTTGCTCTGGTAGCAGATCGCTTCCAGTGTTGCTCGGGCCAGGTGGGCGTTGGTGTTGAACCGGGACAGCCCGACGATCGCACCGCGCGCGTCGGACCGCCAGTACGGTGCGAACAGCCCGGAGAACGCCGGCACGAAGTACACGCCGCCGTTGTCCTCGACCTGCCGGGCCAGCGTCTCGGTCTCCGCCGCGCCGGAGATGATGCCGAGCTGGTCCCGCAGCCACTGGACGGCCGACCCGGTCACCGCGATCGAGCCCTCCAGCGCGTACACCGGTGCCTCGTCGCCGAACTTGTAGCACATCGTCGTGAGCAGGCCCGCCTTCGAGCGGACCAGCTCGGTGCCGGTGTTCAGCAGCATGAAGTTGCCGGTGCCGTAGGTGTTCTTGGCCTCGCCGGGGTTGAAGCAGACCTGCCCGACGGTGGCCGCCTGCTGGTCGCCCAGGTCACCGGTCAGCGGCACCACGCCGCCGATCGGGCCGTTCGCCAGCGTCTCGCCGTACTTGCTCGGATCCGACGACGGCCGGATCTCCGGCAGCATCTGCCGCGGGATGTTGAAGAACGAGATCAGCTCGTCGTCCCAGTCGAGCGTCTCCAGGTTCATCAGCATCGTCCGGCTGGCGTTGGTCACATCGGTGATGTGGACGCCGCCGTCGGTCCCGCCGGTGAGGTTCCAGAGCAGCCAGGTGTCGGTGTTGCCGAACACGGCGTCACCGGCCTCGGCGGCCTCGCGGACCCCGTCGACGTTCTCCAGGATCCACTGGACCTTGCCGGCCGAGAAGTACGTCGCCGGTGGCAGCCCGGCCTTCTGCCGGATCACGTCGCCCTTGCCCTCGCGTTCCAGGGCGGAGGCGATCCGGTCGGTCCGGGTGTCCTGCCAGACGATCGCGTTGTAGTAGGGGCGGCCGGTCCGCTTGTTCCAGACCACGGCCGTCTCACGCTGGTTGGTGATCCCGAGCGCCGCCAGGTCGCTCGACTGCAGACCTTTCGCGTTCATCGCGGTGCGGATCACCGAGCTGGTCCGCTCCCAGATCTCCACCGGGTTGTGCTCGACCCAGCCCGCCTGCGGCAGGATCTGCTCGTGCTCCAGCTGGTGGATCGCCACCTCGTTGCCGGAGTGGTCGAAGATCATGAATCGGGTGCTCGTGGTGCCCTGGTCGACGGCACCGACGAAGTCAGCCATGGAACTTCCTCTCCTCACACTGCGCTGTCCTGCGGCGGGTCATGCTGTGGTCTCCGGCTCGGGGACCCGGCCCGGCTCCTCGTCCGCGTCACCGACCGGCAGGTGCCGGCCGACCAGCAGGTCGTAGAGGAACGCGCCGATGAGCGCCCCGACGATCGGTCCCACGATCGGGACCCAGAAATAGGGATCCCCGAACTGGTCCTTGAAGGCTTGCCCTCCGTAGCCGGTGATGGCGGAGGCCAACCGTGGCCCGAAGTCACGCGCCGGGTTGATCGCGTATCCGGCCAGGGTGCCCCAGGCCATCCCGATCCCGACCACCAGCAGCCCGATCAGGAACGGGCCGAGGTTCGCGGCCGGAGCCGTGTTGCGCAGGTCGACGATGGCCAGGATGACCAACATGAGGATCGCGGTACCGATCACCTGGTCGAGCAGACCGCCCCACATCCCGACCCCGAGTTCCACGTTGCCGTTGCCCGGCAGGGTGGAGAACACGCCCTGACTCTTGATTCCGAGATCGGGGTCGAACTTGGTCAGCACCTCGTTGTAGTTCCAGCGGACCACCAGTGCCGCCGCGAACGCGCCGAGGAACTGCGCACCGATGTACGGCAGCACCTTCCGCCAGGCGAACCCGCGGAACGCCGCCAGGGCGATCGTCACCGCGGGATTGATGTGGGCACCGCTGATCCGGGCTGACACGTACACACCCATGGTCACGCCGATACCCCAGGCCCATGCGATCGAGTCGTGATCCCCGATGCCGCCGGCCACCACTTGGGCCACCACGCCGACGCCGAACAGGATCAGGATGAACGTTCCGGCGAACTCGGCCGAACACTCCCCCAGAAGGGTCCGCGCCTTGACCGCCTCGGTCGTAGCCATGCTTGACCTCCCTTCCACCCCGTGACGACCACGGAGAACTGGAATGTAGGAGCGTCTGCGAGGCGGCACAACGCTTGTCGTTCGACATTGTCGAACGGTGCCGGACGGTCCCGGGCCGCGACACTCCGCGCCCGCTCATAAGACCTCTCGGGGCACTGGTCCGACGCTGGAAAAAAGTTGCCCGCAACGGCAACCGGAAGGTGGTCCCGGCGCGTCCTGTCTACGGGACGAGCCTGGGGGAAGGGACGAGATGAACGGCGATTTCAGGAAGTTCGCGGTCCGACGGGAGCGGGCGTTGTACCGCTACGCACATCTGCTCACCGGTGACCACACCGAGGCCGAGGAGCTGACCAGGGACGCGTTGGGGCGGACCCAGGCGACCTGGCGTCGTCATTCGGACACGGCCGGTGCGGAGTTGTACGCCCGTCGGGCCATCACCACCGCCACCGCCGGCCGCTGGCGCCCGCGGACCTGGTTCGCCGACCGCACCCGGGCCGGCCACCCGGCCGTCCCCGCCCACGACAACGTCGCCGCCGACAGCTGGATCCGCGACGAGGTCCAGTCCCTCCCACCCCGCCAGCGGGCCGCCCTGGTGCTGCGCTACTACGAGCGCCTCACCGACGCCGAAGTGGCCCAGATCCTCGGCTGCTCGGTGCCCACCGCGCGGGCCAGGACCAGCCAGGCCCTCGACACCCTCAGATCCCGGCTGGACCCCGAGACGGCGCACCTGGTCGACCAGCTCCTGACCACCCGCGGCGCCGGCTGATCCGAGACACGAGATGCTTGGCCGGTGGACGAGACATTCGCGGCGCTGCTGCGGAGCCGGCGACTGGCTCTTGGCCTGACCCAGGAACGACTGGCCGAGCTGGCGGGCGTGAGTCCCCAGGCGATCGGCATGCTCGAGCGAGGAGTTCGGCGCTTCCCGCAGCGGACGACCCTCGACAAACTCGGTGACGCCTTCGAACTGACTCCGGCGGAACGGACGGCGTTCGAGCAGATCGCCTCCCGGGGCAGGGTCCCGACCGACAGCACCGAGACACCCGGACCGCTGTGGACCGCGCCGCTGCAGTTGCCTGGGGCGACGCCGAACTTCGTCGGCCGGGACGAGCACCTCGACCAGCTGACCGGGTTGCTGACGAACCGGTCAGGTCCCCCGGGCAGTCCGGCGATCGCCACGATCCAGGGCATGCCCGGTGTCGGCAAGACCTCGCTCGCGCTGGTCGTGGCCCACGCGGTGGCGGCCCGGTATCCCGACGGAGTCGTCCACCTCGACCTCCGCGGGTTCGGACCGGGCGAACCGCTGGCGCCGTCGACCGCACTGGCCCGCGTCCTGGAGTCGACCGGGCTCCCCGCCGACGAGCTACCCGCTCGGTTCGAAGACCTGGTGACCACCTTCCGTACCCGCTTCGCCGACCGGCGGGTGCTGTTGGTCCTCGACAACGCGGCCGAGCTCGGTCAGGTCACGCCGCTGATTCCGGCCAGTGCCGGCTGCGGCGTCCTGGTCACCAGCCGCAGGACGCTGACCGCCCTGCAGGCCGGCCGGCATGTCCACCTCGATCCGCTGACCCCCGACGACTCGGTCGAGTTGTTCACGTCGATCACCGGCCGGGACGACCACGATCCCGCCGTACGGCGCATCGCGGAGCTGTGCGGCCACCTCCCGCTGGCCATCACGATCGCCGCGGCCTGGCTGGTGCGCCGCCCGGCCTGGTCCGCCGACGACCTCGCCCTACGCCTCGCCGACGAGTCCCGCCGCCTGGATCTTCTCGGCACCGACGACCTCGACGTCCGCGCCAGCGTCACCTTCTCCATCGACCAGCTCACCGCCGGCGAGAGGCCGGAGGACCTCGCTGCCGCCGATGCCTTCGCGTTGCTCTCGCTCCCTGACGGCCCCGACCTCACTGCCCAGACAGCCGCTCCCCTGCTGGGCTCCTCCGACGCAGCGGCCGACCGCGTCCTCGAGTACCTGGTCGACCTGCACCTGCTGCAGTCGCCGCATCCGGGCCGGTACCGCTTTCACGACCTCGTCCGCACGTACGCCCGCGAGCTCGCCGACGACCTCGATCCGGCGCGCCGGGACAGCGCGTTCGCCCGCTATCTGACCTACTACCTGGCCGCCGGCTGGCGCGCCTGCGAACTGTCCGACGCCGGGAGCGCCCGGTTCGCCTGGTCCGGTCCGGACTGGCGCAGTACCGGACCCGCCTTCACCGAAGCGGGTGCCGGCCTGGACTGGATCGACCGCGAACTGGCGAACATCCTGGCGGTGATCGACCGGACAGGTCAGCGGGAGGACACCGCCGAGACGACCGCCGGTCTGCTGATCGGCCTGTTCGGCTATTTCACCGCCCGCGGCCACCTCGGCGAGTGGCTCGACGCGATCGACCAGATGGTCCACCGGCCGATCGCGCCGTGGAGCCGCGCGCAGTTGCAGGCCGACGCTGCCATCGCCGCGACCGAGTTGGCGCGCTACGACGAGGCGTCCGAACGCTTCGAGGCCGCGGCCGCCGGCTTCGAGGCGGTCGGCGACCTGCGCGGCCAGTCCATGGTCGCGAACAACCATGCCCGCCTCTTCACGCGGCGTCGTCTGTACGACGAAGCCCTCCCCTACGTCGAGCGTGGTCTCGCGATCAACCGCAAGCTCGACAACGACCGTGGCATCAGCTTCTCGCTGGCCGGCCTCGCCGAGATCTACGGCGAACTGGGCCGCCATCACGAAGAGGTCGAGTACACCAAAGAATCCCTCGAGTACCTCGAGCGGTCCGGCAGCACGCGCCACGTCGCCAACACGTTGATCGATCTCGGCGTGGCCCATGCCCGCCTCGGCCGGACCGAACTCGGCGTCGACGAAGCCCGGCAGGGCCTGCGGCAACTGGAGGCGCTGGGACAGGTGGGCAACTGTTCGGACGGGCAGGTCTGGATCGGCTGGATCCTCGCCCTGGCCGGACGGCACCGGGAGGCGGTCGGCAGCTACGAGGAAGGCCTGAGTATCGCGGTGGAGCTCGCGGATCGCCGCCGGGAGGCCAACGCCCGCTTCCGGCTCGGGGTGAGTCAGCTCGCGCTCGGCGACCGGCCGGAGGCGGACCTCAACCTCGACTTCGCGCTCGGCTTCTACCGGGAGCACCGGCCCGAGGTCGCCGACGACATCGAGGCGATCCTGACCGGTGGACCGCCGGCGGCCGCAGCCTTCGCGGCACGCTCCACCATCATCTGACGCCGGGAACCACAGCACCGCCCGGGAGAAACTCGTCCGGGCGGTGCTCGGAGCCGTCTCAGGTGCCCTACTTGCCGGCGGTCTCCGCCGCCTTGAGGGCGTCGGCGGCCTGCTCCTCGGTGGCGTTCTCCGGGAAGTGGCAGGCGGTCTGGTGGCCCGGGGCGAGCTGGATCAGCGGCGGCTCGACCTTCTTGCAGAGGTCCTGCGCCTTCCAGCAGCGGGTGTGGAAGCGGCAGGCCGGCGGCGGGTTGATCGGGCTCGGGACGTCGCCCTGGAGCCGGATCCGCTCGCGCTTGGTCTTGCGGGCCGTGTCCGGGATCGGGACGGCCGAGAGCAGCGCCAGCGTGTACGGG encodes the following:
- a CDS encoding ABC transporter ATP-binding protein gives rise to the protein MTAEPVPGDQAGPILVDQAVAIRTLGLVRSYGSGETRIDALAGVDVELGRGRFTAVMGPSGSGKSTLLHCLAGLDRPTGGQVLLGDTDLTRLDERSLTHLRRDRIGFVFQAFNLVPTLTALENITLPLDLAGRKPDQAWLDTVIATVGLADRLRHKPAELSGGQQQRVACARALVSRPDVVFADEPTGNLDSKASADVLGFLHRSVREFGQTVVMVTHDPTAAAYADRVLFLADGRVRSELVDPTAESVLELMKQLDGTA
- a CDS encoding ABC transporter permease, yielding MLKLGLRSVLAHRLRFVLCTVAVLLGIGFVSGAMIFTDTLSAALKKNFAGSTADLTVTTAPGPNDPGTEDGRTATLTSDIAHRIATVPGVASADAQLLLPGIEILGKDGKPIENYGLQAYAASWPHDQAGAPFTVVQGKPPWGQGQVSLDQTTARREGYELGQEVKIVTPAKSVTATLTAITTPALAGEAAGAPLVAFDPASAQLLLLGKAGWTSIAVSVQPGQDHEAVRQAVANELGSGPYTVRTAAQVSADGKNALDDVFGGFSTVLILFAALALFVGAFLIVNTFAMVVAQRSRELAMLRAIGASRSQVTGTVLAEAVVIGAVGSTAGLVLGIAVAGGIQLFYQTLDLAIPSANLQIGAATVIASYVLGIGITLAAAYPAARRAGKLPPVAAMREDHTVPERSLVVRLVLGGFLLLMALMLIAIALAARGLPGTVLLAFGAALTLLGIVLISPLISRYAVRWLMAPFGRRAPVTLGRRNAERNPRRTSATASALMISLALVSGLVVIAASAKASVDKGISDAIGTAEFVVVNEGGGGFSPQVGDRIAAVPGIAGVHRIRQLPARAGKTPVAVSGVSDDTLKGPITVAVDEGSVDRLGQGEVVVPRNLANELKLSVGGKLELTTTSGTRSLPVGAVIATNRQVDAVLVSLGTFAEIGGPGTDRTLYVDVAEGTDLGQVRQAVLDRLTDYPSLLVRDQQAYAAGERAPINAILGVVGALLGLAILIALLGIVNTLALGVVERTREIGLLRAIGMDGPQLRRMLQVESIAIAVLGALLGLVIGVLFGSMVQKVMSDDGLAVLDIPVLQLLLAVLVAAAVGVLAAIWPSRRAARLDVLRAISTE
- a CDS encoding IclR family transcriptional regulator, which codes for MPGSVQSIERAAAVLRLLAAAQNGLGVADLGNALGLPKPTVHGILRTLHQVGFVEQDHSGAHYHLSDAFGRLGETYLDPNELRSRAINWADSLASRSGEVVRVGRLVEGKVVVVHHVFRPDDSDQNLDVGTTLPPHACALGKAVLAFDTSGAAKPRRLEAFTTRTIVDPARLAEELAAVRTKGWAGEFEEHTVELAGIAAPIRGLGGLVVGAVGLTGRIERICDSRLRHRADLVTMVRAAAEAIGRDLREDR
- the glpK gene encoding glycerol kinase GlpK; translated protein: MAEQFVAAVDQGTNSTRCILFDRRGRLVSVAQREHKQHFPKPGWVEHDAEEIWRNVTRVVPAAVRQIGADPGQIVAIGITNQRETSLLWDRRTGQPIGHAVVWQDTRTDRLITELAGDEGVDRYADLCGLPLTTYFSAPRLRWMLDHTPGLHARAERGEVLFGTMESWLIWNFTGGPAGGLHVTDVTNASRTMLMNIETLEWDDTLLDAFGVPKTVLPEIRPSSGVFATATEVLPGVRIGAALGDQQAALFGQTCFSPGEAKCTYGTGSFLLLNTGKEIVRSTHGMLTTVAYQIGPQPAAYALEGSMAVTGSLVQWFRDGLGLIHTAAEIETLARTVEDNGGAYIVPAFSGLFAPHWRSEARGVIAGLTSYITKGHLARAVLEATGFQTLEVVNAMNADSGIALTALKVDGGMTANNLLMQFLADLLDVPVVRPMVTETVSLGAAYAAGLAVGYWPDLQGLRSNWHRAGQWVPHMEDDRRTSEYANWQSAVERTFGWIRPDQ